Proteins encoded in a region of the Canis lupus familiaris isolate Mischka breed German Shepherd chromosome 1, alternate assembly UU_Cfam_GSD_1.0, whole genome shotgun sequence genome:
- the ARMT1 gene encoding damage-control phosphatase ARMT1 isoform X1, giving the protein MAGSPASLSGQDVGSFAYLTIKDRIPQILTRAIDTLHRHKSEFFEKHGEKGTEAEKKAISLLSKLRNELQTDKPIIPFVEKFVDTDIWNQYLEYQQSLLNENDGKPRWFYSPWLFVECYMYRRIHEAIIQSPPIDDFDVFKESKEQNFFESQESIVALCTHLQELVTAIKDLDENQLKDEFFRLLQISLWGNKCDLSLSGGETSSQKINIINSLEELKPLILVNDMERLWSLLNNCKKTREKASITRVDIVLDNSGFELVTDLVLADFLLSSQLATEIHFYGKTIPWFVSDTTIHDFNWLIEQVKSSNHKWMSKCGVDWENYIKMGKWVYHDHIFWTLPHEFCVMSQVAPDLYAELQKAHLILFKGDLNYRKLTGDRKWEFTIPFHQALNGFHPAPLCSIRTLKAEIQVGLQPGQAEQYMASEPNWLTSGKYGIFQFDGPL; this is encoded by the exons ATCGTTTGCATATCTTACAATTAAAGACAGAATACCACAGATCTTAACCAGGGCTATTGATACATTGCATCGACATAAAAGtgaattttttgagaaacatgGAGAG aaAGGCACAGAAgctgaaaagaaagcaatttctcttctttctaaatTACGAAATGAATTGCAAACAGATAAACCAATAATCCCCTTTGTTGAGAAGTTTGTTGATACTGACATATGGAATCAGTACTTAGAATATCAGCAGagtcttttaaatgaaaatgatggaAAACCCAGATGGTTTTACTCACCTTGGTTGTTTGTAGAATGCTACATGTATCGTAGAATTCATGAAGCAATTATCCAGAG TCCACCAATTGATGACTTTGATGTATTTAAAGAATCAAAAGAGCAAAATTTCTTTGAGTCACAGGAATCTATTGTTGCTTTGTGCACTCACCTACAAGAGTTGGTAACAGCTATCAAAGACCTAGATGAAAATCAGCTGAAAGATGAATTTTTCCGACTTCTTCAG atttcactGTGGGGAAATAAGTGTGATCTGTCTCTATCAGGCGGGGAAACCAGTTCTcagaaaatcaatataataaattCTTTGGAGGAACTAAAACCTCTGATTTTAGTGAATGACATGGAACGTCTTTGGTCGCTGCTTAACAACtgcaagaaaacaagagaaaaagcatcTATTACTAGAGTTGATATTGTTCTGGATAATTCTGGGTTTGAACTTGTTACAGATTTAGTTTTAGCTGACTTTTTGTTGTCCTCGCAGCTGGCTACTGAGATCCATTTTTATGGAAAAACTATTCCGTGGTTTGTTTCTGATACTACTATCCATGATTTTAACTGGTTAATTGAACAAGTCAAAAGTTCTAATCATAAGTGGATGTCCAAGTGTGGGGTTGACtgggaaaattatattaaaatgggCAAATGGGTTTACCATGACCATATATTTTGGACTCTGCCTCATGAATTCTGTGTAATGTCTCAGGTTGCTCCTGACTTGTATGCTGAACTACAAAAGgcacatttaattttattcaaggGTGATTTGAACTATAGGAAGTTGACAGGTGATAGAAAGTGGGAATTTACCATTCCATTTCATCAGGCTTTGAACGGCTTCCATCCTGCCCCTCTCTGCAGTATACGAACATTAAAAGCGGAGATTCAGGTTGGGCTGCAGCCGGGGCAGGCTGAACAGTACATGGCCTCTGAGCCCAACTGGCTGACCAGTGGCAAGTATGGAATATTTCAGTTTGATGGTCCGCTCTGA
- the ARMT1 gene encoding damage-control phosphatase ARMT1 isoform X2, with amino-acid sequence MYRRIHEAIIQSPPIDDFDVFKESKEQNFFESQESIVALCTHLQELVTAIKDLDENQLKDEFFRLLQISLWGNKCDLSLSGGETSSQKINIINSLEELKPLILVNDMERLWSLLNNCKKTREKASITRVDIVLDNSGFELVTDLVLADFLLSSQLATEIHFYGKTIPWFVSDTTIHDFNWLIEQVKSSNHKWMSKCGVDWENYIKMGKWVYHDHIFWTLPHEFCVMSQVAPDLYAELQKAHLILFKGDLNYRKLTGDRKWEFTIPFHQALNGFHPAPLCSIRTLKAEIQVGLQPGQAEQYMASEPNWLTSGKYGIFQFDGPL; translated from the exons ATGTATCGTAGAATTCATGAAGCAATTATCCAGAG TCCACCAATTGATGACTTTGATGTATTTAAAGAATCAAAAGAGCAAAATTTCTTTGAGTCACAGGAATCTATTGTTGCTTTGTGCACTCACCTACAAGAGTTGGTAACAGCTATCAAAGACCTAGATGAAAATCAGCTGAAAGATGAATTTTTCCGACTTCTTCAG atttcactGTGGGGAAATAAGTGTGATCTGTCTCTATCAGGCGGGGAAACCAGTTCTcagaaaatcaatataataaattCTTTGGAGGAACTAAAACCTCTGATTTTAGTGAATGACATGGAACGTCTTTGGTCGCTGCTTAACAACtgcaagaaaacaagagaaaaagcatcTATTACTAGAGTTGATATTGTTCTGGATAATTCTGGGTTTGAACTTGTTACAGATTTAGTTTTAGCTGACTTTTTGTTGTCCTCGCAGCTGGCTACTGAGATCCATTTTTATGGAAAAACTATTCCGTGGTTTGTTTCTGATACTACTATCCATGATTTTAACTGGTTAATTGAACAAGTCAAAAGTTCTAATCATAAGTGGATGTCCAAGTGTGGGGTTGACtgggaaaattatattaaaatgggCAAATGGGTTTACCATGACCATATATTTTGGACTCTGCCTCATGAATTCTGTGTAATGTCTCAGGTTGCTCCTGACTTGTATGCTGAACTACAAAAGgcacatttaattttattcaaggGTGATTTGAACTATAGGAAGTTGACAGGTGATAGAAAGTGGGAATTTACCATTCCATTTCATCAGGCTTTGAACGGCTTCCATCCTGCCCCTCTCTGCAGTATACGAACATTAAAAGCGGAGATTCAGGTTGGGCTGCAGCCGGGGCAGGCTGAACAGTACATGGCCTCTGAGCCCAACTGGCTGACCAGTGGCAAGTATGGAATATTTCAGTTTGATGGTCCGCTCTGA